A window of the Serratia sarumanii genome harbors these coding sequences:
- the nrdR gene encoding transcriptional regulator NrdR: MHCPFCAAVDTKVIDSRLVGDGSQVRRRRQCLVCNERFTTFEVAELVMPRVIKSDEVREPFNEDKLRRGMLKALEKRPVSSDDVENALNHIKSQLRATGEREVPTKLVGNLVMDALKKLDKVAYIRFASVYRSFEDVREFGEEIARLQD; the protein is encoded by the coding sequence ATGCATTGCCCTTTCTGCGCCGCCGTTGATACCAAAGTCATTGATTCCCGCCTGGTGGGGGACGGTTCGCAAGTGCGCCGTCGCCGCCAGTGTCTGGTGTGCAATGAACGCTTCACCACCTTCGAGGTGGCTGAGTTGGTGATGCCGCGAGTGATTAAAAGCGATGAGGTGCGCGAGCCGTTCAACGAAGACAAACTGCGCCGCGGCATGCTGAAAGCGCTGGAAAAGCGCCCGGTAAGCTCGGACGACGTGGAAAACGCCCTTAATCATATCAAATCCCAACTGCGCGCCACCGGCGAACGCGAAGTGCCGACCAAACTGGTGGGCAATCTGGTGATGGACGCGCTGAAAAAGCTGGATAAGGTCGCCTACATTCGCTTCGCGTCGGTATACCGCAGCTTCGAAGACGTGCGCGAGTTCGGCGAAGAGATCGCCCGCCTGCAAGACTAA
- the ribD gene encoding bifunctional diaminohydroxyphosphoribosylaminopyrimidine deaminase/5-amino-6-(5-phosphoribosylamino)uracil reductase RibD has protein sequence MHHDELYMARAFELARLGRFTTAPNPNVGCVIVRDGEIVGEGYHLRAGEPHAEVHALRMAGDKARGATAYVTLEPCSHHGRTPPCADALVAAGVTRVVAAMQDPNPQVAGRGLYKLQQAGVEVRHGLMLAEAEAVNLGFLKRMRTGFPYVQLKLGASLDGRTAMASGESQWITSPEARQDVQRLRAQSAAILSTSATVLADDPSLTVRWDELDAETQRLYPRDNLRQPLRILLDSQNRITPQHRVVQQPGATWLARLQADEQAWPQDVEQFICPAHGGGVDLVVMMMLLAKRQVNSIWVEAGASLAGALLQAGLVDELILYIAPKLLGDNGRGLCHLPGLERLADAPEFVFSDVRQVGPDLRLRLRAKH, from the coding sequence ATGCATCACGACGAACTTTATATGGCGCGCGCCTTCGAACTGGCGCGGCTGGGGCGTTTTACCACCGCACCCAATCCGAACGTCGGCTGCGTTATCGTGCGCGACGGCGAAATTGTCGGTGAAGGCTATCATCTGCGCGCCGGCGAGCCGCACGCGGAAGTGCACGCGCTGCGCATGGCGGGCGACAAGGCGCGCGGCGCCACCGCCTATGTCACGCTCGAGCCGTGCAGCCATCACGGCCGCACGCCGCCCTGCGCCGATGCGCTGGTGGCCGCCGGCGTAACCCGGGTGGTCGCGGCGATGCAAGATCCCAATCCGCAGGTGGCGGGGCGCGGGCTGTACAAGCTGCAGCAGGCCGGCGTCGAGGTGCGGCACGGCCTGATGCTGGCCGAGGCCGAAGCGGTCAACCTGGGCTTCCTCAAGCGCATGCGCACCGGTTTCCCTTACGTGCAGCTGAAGCTGGGCGCGTCGCTGGACGGCCGCACGGCGATGGCCTCCGGCGAGAGCCAGTGGATCACCTCACCCGAAGCGCGTCAGGACGTGCAGCGCCTGCGCGCGCAGAGCGCCGCCATTCTCAGCACCAGCGCCACCGTGCTGGCGGACGATCCGTCGCTGACGGTGCGTTGGGATGAATTGGACGCCGAGACGCAGCGCCTCTATCCGCGCGACAATCTGCGCCAGCCGCTGCGCATCCTGCTCGACAGCCAAAATCGCATTACTCCGCAGCACCGCGTGGTGCAGCAGCCGGGCGCCACCTGGCTGGCGCGCCTGCAGGCGGATGAACAGGCCTGGCCGCAAGACGTCGAGCAGTTTATCTGCCCGGCGCACGGTGGCGGCGTCGATCTGGTGGTGATGATGATGCTGTTGGCCAAGCGCCAGGTGAATTCAATCTGGGTGGAGGCGGGCGCATCGCTGGCCGGCGCACTGCTGCAGGCCGGCCTGGTGGATGAGCTCATTTTGTACATCGCGCCGAAACTGTTGGGCGATAATGGCCGTGGCCTGTGCCACCTGCCGGGCCTGGAGCGGTTGGCCGATGCGCCGGAATTCGTCTTTAGCGACGTGCGCCAGGTCGGCCCCGATCTGCGTTTGCGCCTGCGGGCGAAACACTGA
- the ribE gene encoding 6,7-dimethyl-8-ribityllumazine synthase gives MKVIEGVVATPKARVAIAIARFNNFINDSLLEGAIDALKRIGQVADDNITVVWVPGAYELPLTASVLAKTGKYDAVIALGTVIRGGTAHFEYVAGEASSGIGNVAMNAEIPVAFGVLTTESIEQAIERAGTKAGNKGAEAALTALEMINVIKAIKA, from the coding sequence ATGAAAGTTATCGAAGGTGTTGTTGCTACTCCAAAGGCCCGTGTGGCGATCGCAATTGCACGTTTTAACAATTTCATCAACGACAGCCTGCTGGAAGGCGCGATCGACGCGTTGAAACGCATTGGTCAGGTTGCTGACGACAACATCACCGTTGTCTGGGTCCCGGGCGCTTACGAGCTGCCGCTGACGGCGAGCGTATTGGCCAAAACCGGCAAATACGACGCGGTTATCGCGCTGGGCACCGTTATCCGTGGGGGCACCGCGCACTTCGAATATGTGGCGGGCGAAGCCAGCTCCGGCATCGGCAACGTTGCGATGAATGCCGAAATCCCGGTTGCTTTTGGCGTGCTGACCACCGAAAGCATCGAGCAGGCGATCGAACGCGCCGGCACCAAAGCGGGCAACAAGGGCGCTGAAGCCGCGCTGACCGCACTTGAAATGATTAATGTTATCAAAGCTATTAAAGCCTGA
- the nusB gene encoding transcription antitermination factor NusB, whose protein sequence is MKPAARRRARECAVQALYSWQLSKNDLADVEHQFLTEQDVKDVDVAYFRELLSGAAVNAGMLDELMAPYLSRQLEELGQVERAVLRVALFELKMREDVPYKVAINEAIELAKTFGAEDSHKFVNGVLDKVAPTLRKKK, encoded by the coding sequence GTGAAACCTGCTGCTCGTCGCCGCGCTCGTGAGTGCGCTGTTCAAGCGCTTTACTCTTGGCAGTTGTCTAAAAACGACCTTGCCGATGTTGAACACCAGTTCCTGACGGAGCAGGATGTCAAAGATGTTGACGTCGCCTATTTTCGCGAGTTGCTGTCCGGCGCGGCAGTGAATGCAGGTATGCTGGACGAACTGATGGCGCCTTACCTGTCGCGTCAGCTCGAAGAGCTGGGCCAGGTGGAGCGCGCGGTGCTGCGCGTCGCGCTGTTTGAACTGAAAATGCGCGAGGATGTCCCTTACAAGGTGGCGATCAACGAAGCGATCGAACTGGCGAAAACCTTCGGCGCGGAAGACAGCCACAAGTTTGTGAACGGGGTGCTGGATAAAGTGGCGCCAACCCTTCGCAAGAAAAAGTAA
- the thiL gene encoding thiamine-phosphate kinase: protein MACGEFDLIARYFDRFKRVRRDVQLGIGDDCALLAVPEKQLVAVSTDTLVAGVHFLPDIDPADLGYKALAVNLSDLAAMGADPAWLSLALTLPEVNESWLKAFSDSLFDQLNYYGMQLIGGDTTRGPLSMTLTIQGLIPAGRALTRSGARIGDWIYVTGTLGDSAAGLAILQDRLAVTETTARDYLVARHLRPQPRVLQGQALRDLASSAIDISDGLISDLKHILKASDCGARIVLDELPMSQALSSHADAEQALRWALAGGEDYELCFTVPEINRGALEVALSHLGADYTCIGQIGPLSEGIRYYRDDEAVELDWAGFDHFNAEPGTHG, encoded by the coding sequence ATGGCATGCGGCGAATTTGACCTCATTGCCCGCTATTTTGACCGGTTCAAGCGTGTGCGCCGGGATGTACAGTTGGGCATTGGAGATGACTGCGCACTGCTGGCAGTGCCGGAAAAACAGCTGGTGGCCGTCAGTACCGATACGCTGGTGGCGGGCGTGCACTTTCTGCCGGACATCGATCCGGCCGATCTCGGCTATAAGGCGTTGGCGGTCAATCTGAGCGATCTGGCGGCGATGGGCGCCGATCCGGCCTGGCTTTCGCTGGCGCTGACCCTGCCTGAAGTGAACGAATCCTGGCTGAAGGCATTCAGCGACAGCCTGTTCGATCAGCTCAACTATTACGGCATGCAGCTGATCGGCGGCGATACCACGCGCGGGCCGCTGAGCATGACGCTGACCATCCAGGGGCTGATCCCGGCCGGCCGGGCGCTGACCCGCAGCGGCGCGCGCATCGGCGACTGGATCTATGTGACCGGCACGCTGGGCGACAGCGCCGCCGGGTTGGCGATCCTGCAGGATCGTTTGGCGGTGACGGAAACGACGGCGCGCGATTATTTGGTCGCTCGCCATCTGCGGCCGCAGCCGCGGGTGTTGCAGGGGCAGGCGCTGCGCGATCTGGCCAGCTCGGCGATCGACATCTCCGACGGCCTGATTTCCGATCTGAAGCATATCCTTAAGGCCAGCGACTGTGGCGCACGCATCGTGCTGGACGAGCTGCCGATGTCGCAGGCGCTGAGCAGCCACGCCGATGCCGAACAGGCGCTGCGCTGGGCGCTGGCGGGCGGCGAAGATTACGAGCTGTGCTTCACCGTGCCGGAGATCAACCGCGGCGCGCTGGAAGTGGCGCTGAGCCACCTCGGGGCCGACTACACCTGCATTGGCCAAATTGGCCCGCTGTCTGAAGGCATCCGCTATTATCGCGACGATGAGGCGGTAGAGCTGGACTGGGCTGGGTTCGATCATTTCAACGCGGAGCCGGGCACCCATGGATGA
- the pgpA gene encoding phosphatidylglycerophosphatase A, with translation MDEAKRRLRMSNPWHLLATGFGSGLSPVMPGTMGSLAAIPFWLLLIQLPWQLYSLTVMFSICIGVYICHRTAKDMKVHDHGSIVWDEFVGMWITLMALPVNDWRWVAAGFVIFRILDMWKPWPIRWFDRNVHGGMGIMVDDIIAGVLSAGIIYLIGHHWPIGLF, from the coding sequence ATGGATGAAGCCAAGCGTCGGCTGCGGATGAGCAATCCGTGGCACCTGCTGGCCACCGGGTTTGGCAGCGGTTTGTCGCCGGTGATGCCGGGCACCATGGGATCGCTGGCGGCGATCCCGTTTTGGCTGCTGCTGATCCAGCTGCCGTGGCAGCTCTACTCGCTGACGGTGATGTTCAGCATCTGCATCGGCGTCTATATTTGCCACCGCACGGCAAAAGACATGAAGGTGCACGATCACGGCAGCATCGTCTGGGACGAGTTCGTCGGCATGTGGATCACGCTGATGGCGCTGCCGGTCAACGACTGGCGCTGGGTCGCCGCCGGTTTCGTTATCTTCCGCATTCTCGACATGTGGAAGCCGTGGCCGATCCGCTGGTTCGACCGCAACGTGCATGGCGGCATGGGCATCATGGTCGACGATATCATCGCCGGCGTGCTGTCCGCCGGCATCATCTACCTGATTGGGCACCACTGGCCGATCGGGCTGTTCTGA
- a CDS encoding aldo/keto reductase, whose protein sequence is MKYLKLGNTDLNVSRICLGCMTYGEPNRGNHAWTLPEESSRPLLKQALEAGINFFDTANSYSDGSSEEILGRALRDYARREDVVVATKVYFPLSNLERGLSRANIMQSIDDSLRRLGTDYVDLLQIHRWDYETPLEETLEALHDVVKAGKARYIGASSMYAWQFAKALYTADLHGWTRFVSMQDQYNLIQREEEREMHPLCTAEGIAVLPWSPLARGRLTRPWGETTARLVSDQFGKSLYEETEGIDAIIAERVASLADERGVSRAQIALAWLLNKPAVSAPIVGASRSEQLDDAIAAVDLSLSPQEVAELETAYVPHRVTGFE, encoded by the coding sequence ATGAAGTACCTGAAACTGGGCAACACCGATCTGAACGTCTCGCGCATCTGCCTGGGTTGCATGACCTACGGCGAACCGAACCGCGGCAATCACGCCTGGACGCTGCCGGAAGAGAGCAGCCGCCCGCTGCTGAAACAGGCGCTGGAAGCCGGCATCAACTTTTTCGATACCGCCAACAGCTATTCCGACGGCAGCAGCGAGGAGATCCTCGGCCGGGCGCTGCGCGACTATGCGCGCCGCGAAGACGTGGTGGTCGCCACCAAGGTGTATTTCCCGCTGAGCAACCTGGAGCGCGGTTTGTCGCGCGCCAACATCATGCAATCCATCGACGACAGCCTGCGCCGTCTCGGCACCGACTATGTCGATTTGCTGCAGATCCACCGCTGGGATTACGAAACGCCGCTGGAAGAGACGCTGGAAGCGCTGCACGACGTGGTGAAAGCCGGCAAGGCGCGTTACATCGGCGCCTCCTCGATGTACGCCTGGCAGTTCGCCAAGGCGCTGTATACCGCCGATCTGCACGGCTGGACGCGCTTTGTTAGCATGCAGGATCAATACAACCTGATCCAGCGCGAAGAAGAGCGCGAAATGCATCCGCTGTGTACCGCCGAAGGCATCGCCGTGCTGCCGTGGAGCCCGCTGGCGCGCGGCCGCCTGACCCGCCCCTGGGGCGAAACCACCGCGCGGCTGGTTTCCGACCAGTTCGGCAAGAGCCTGTACGAGGAAACTGAAGGCATCGACGCCATTATCGCCGAGCGCGTCGCCAGCCTCGCCGACGAACGCGGCGTTTCACGCGCGCAGATCGCGCTGGCCTGGCTGCTGAACAAGCCGGCGGTCAGCGCGCCGATCGTCGGCGCTTCACGCAGCGAGCAGTTGGATGACGCCATCGCCGCGGTCGATTTGAGTTTGTCGCCGCAAGAGGTCGCAGAACTGGAGACGGCTTACGTGCCGCATCGGGTGACGGGATTTGAATAA
- the dxs gene encoding 1-deoxy-D-xylulose-5-phosphate synthase, producing MSLDIAKYPTLALAENPEELRSLPKESLPKLCDELRQYLLNSVSRSSGHFASGLGTVELTVALHFVYNTPFDHLVWDVGHQAYPHKILTGRRDRIATIRQKNGLHPFPWRAESEYDVLSVGHSSTSISAGLGMAVAAEREGKGRRTVCVIGDGAITAGMAFEAMNHAGDINPDMLVVLNDNEMSISENVGALNNHLAQLLSGKLYSTLREGGKKVLAGVPPIKELVKRTEEHLKGMVVPGTLFEELGFNYIGPVDGHDVQGLVATLKNMRDLKGPQLLHIMTKKGRGYAPAEKDPISFHAVPKFDPASGTLPKSAGGLPTYSKIFGDWLCETAAKDSSLMAITPAMREGSGMVQFSRDYPQQYFDVAIAEQHAVTFAAGLAIGGYKPVVAIYSTFLQRAYDQLIHDVAIQNLPVMFAIDRGGIVGADGQTHQGAFDLSFMRCIPTMVIMTPSDENECRQMLYTGYHYNDGPSAVRYPRGTGTGAALEPLNLLPIGKGVVRRQGEKIAILNFGTLLPEAAQAAEALNATLVDMRFVKPLDEQLVLELAASHETLVTLEENAIMGGAGSGVNELLMAKRRPVPVLNLGLPDSFVSQGSQEELRADLGLDAAGIQRQIETWLAQ from the coding sequence ATGAGTCTTGATATAGCCAAATACCCAACCCTCGCGCTAGCGGAAAACCCCGAGGAACTCCGCTCACTGCCCAAAGAGAGCTTGCCGAAGCTGTGCGATGAGCTGCGGCAATACCTGCTGAACAGCGTCAGTCGCTCCAGCGGCCACTTTGCCTCCGGGCTGGGTACCGTCGAACTGACGGTGGCGTTGCATTTCGTCTACAACACGCCGTTCGATCATCTGGTGTGGGACGTCGGCCACCAGGCCTACCCGCACAAAATTCTGACCGGCCGCCGCGACCGTATCGCCACCATTCGGCAAAAGAACGGCCTGCATCCCTTCCCGTGGCGCGCCGAAAGCGAATACGACGTGCTGTCGGTCGGCCACTCGTCGACCTCGATCAGCGCCGGCCTCGGCATGGCGGTGGCGGCGGAACGTGAAGGCAAAGGCCGCCGCACGGTGTGCGTGATCGGCGACGGCGCCATCACCGCCGGCATGGCGTTCGAAGCCATGAACCACGCCGGCGACATCAACCCGGACATGCTGGTGGTGCTGAACGACAACGAGATGTCGATCTCGGAAAACGTCGGCGCGCTGAACAACCACCTGGCGCAGCTGCTGTCCGGCAAGCTTTACTCCACCCTGCGCGAAGGCGGCAAGAAAGTGCTGGCCGGCGTGCCGCCGATCAAGGAGCTGGTGAAACGCACCGAAGAGCACCTGAAAGGCATGGTGGTGCCGGGCACGCTGTTCGAAGAGCTGGGCTTCAACTATATCGGCCCGGTAGACGGGCACGACGTGCAGGGGCTGGTCGCCACGTTGAAAAACATGCGCGATCTGAAAGGCCCGCAGCTGTTGCACATCATGACCAAAAAAGGCCGCGGCTACGCGCCGGCGGAGAAGGATCCGATCAGCTTCCACGCGGTGCCGAAGTTCGATCCCGCCAGCGGCACGCTGCCGAAAAGCGCCGGCGGTCTGCCGACCTATTCGAAAATCTTCGGCGACTGGCTGTGTGAAACCGCCGCCAAAGACAGCTCGCTGATGGCGATCACGCCGGCGATGCGCGAAGGCTCCGGCATGGTGCAGTTCTCTCGTGACTACCCGCAGCAATATTTCGACGTGGCGATCGCCGAGCAGCATGCGGTCACCTTCGCCGCCGGGCTGGCGATCGGCGGCTACAAGCCGGTGGTGGCGATCTATTCCACCTTCCTGCAACGCGCCTACGATCAGCTGATCCACGATGTGGCGATCCAAAACCTGCCGGTGATGTTCGCCATCGATCGCGGCGGCATCGTTGGCGCCGACGGCCAGACTCACCAGGGGGCGTTCGATCTGTCGTTCATGCGCTGCATCCCGACCATGGTGATCATGACGCCGAGCGACGAGAACGAATGCCGCCAGATGCTGTACACCGGCTATCACTACAACGACGGCCCGAGCGCCGTGCGCTATCCGCGCGGCACCGGCACCGGCGCGGCGCTGGAGCCGCTCAACCTGCTGCCGATCGGCAAAGGCGTGGTGCGCCGCCAGGGAGAAAAGATCGCCATTCTCAACTTCGGCACCCTGCTGCCGGAGGCCGCGCAAGCGGCGGAGGCGCTCAACGCCACGCTGGTCGACATGCGCTTCGTCAAACCGCTGGACGAGCAGCTGGTGCTCGAACTGGCCGCCAGCCATGAAACGCTGGTCACGCTGGAAGAGAACGCCATCATGGGCGGCGCCGGCAGCGGCGTCAACGAACTGCTGATGGCCAAACGCCGTCCGGTGCCGGTGCTGAACCTCGGCCTGCCGGACAGTTTTGTCTCGCAGGGCAGCCAGGAAGAACTGCGCGCCGATCTGGGGCTGGACGCCGCCGGCATTCAGCGCCAAATCGAAACCTGGCTGGCGCAGTAA
- the ispA gene encoding (2E,6E)-farnesyl diphosphate synthase: MSEIAPAAAFADQLQIFRQRADRALLDFIAPLPFNDGNMVAAMRHGALLGGKRLRPFLVYTTGQMFGVSLANLDAPAAAVECIHAYSLIHDDLPAMDDDDLRRGQPTCHIKFGEANAILAGDALQTLAFSILADAEMPDVALRDRLAMVSELATASGVAGMCGGQSLDLEAEGKHVNLQALEQIHRHKTGALIRAAVRLGALSAGEAGRAALPQLDRYAAAVGLAFQVQDDILDVVGETEKIGKRQGADQQHGKSTYPALLGLDSAKAKAWDLYQEALAALDTLAAQSYNTAPLRALASFIIERDN; encoded by the coding sequence ATGTCTGAGATCGCCCCAGCGGCCGCTTTTGCCGATCAACTGCAGATTTTCCGCCAGCGCGCCGATCGCGCGCTGCTGGACTTCATCGCCCCACTGCCGTTCAACGACGGCAATATGGTGGCGGCGATGCGTCATGGCGCCTTGCTGGGCGGCAAGCGCTTGCGCCCGTTCCTGGTCTACACCACCGGCCAGATGTTCGGCGTGTCGCTGGCCAACCTGGACGCGCCGGCGGCGGCGGTGGAATGCATTCACGCCTACTCGCTGATCCACGACGATCTGCCGGCGATGGACGACGACGATCTGCGCCGCGGCCAGCCGACCTGCCACATTAAATTCGGCGAAGCCAACGCGATCCTGGCCGGCGATGCGCTGCAAACGCTGGCGTTTTCGATCCTGGCCGATGCTGAAATGCCCGACGTGGCCCTGCGCGATCGGCTGGCGATGGTCTCCGAACTGGCGACCGCCAGCGGCGTAGCCGGCATGTGCGGCGGTCAATCGCTGGATCTGGAGGCTGAGGGCAAGCACGTCAATCTGCAGGCGCTGGAGCAGATCCACCGCCACAAAACCGGTGCGCTGATCCGCGCGGCGGTGCGCCTGGGCGCGCTGAGCGCCGGCGAAGCCGGGCGTGCGGCGCTGCCGCAGTTGGATCGTTACGCCGCCGCGGTTGGCCTGGCGTTCCAGGTGCAGGATGACATTTTGGACGTTGTCGGCGAGACTGAAAAAATCGGCAAGCGCCAGGGCGCGGACCAACAACACGGAAAGAGTACCTACCCGGCGTTGCTCGGGCTTGACAGCGCGAAAGCAAAAGCGTGGGATCTCTATCAGGAAGCATTAGCTGCATTAGACACTTTGGCAGCGCAATCTTATAACACAGCGCCATTGCGAGCGTTAGCCAGCTTCATTATTGAACGCGACAATTAA
- the xseB gene encoding exodeoxyribonuclease VII small subunit: protein MPKKPAQSASTEQTASFESALGELESIVTRLESGELPLEDALNEFERGVQLARQGQQKLQQAEQRVQILLNDSADDAALAPFTPDAE, encoded by the coding sequence ATGCCGAAAAAACCAGCACAATCAGCCAGTACAGAGCAAACAGCCAGCTTTGAAAGCGCCCTCGGCGAGCTGGAAAGCATCGTGACGCGTCTGGAATCAGGCGAACTGCCGCTGGAAGACGCGCTGAACGAATTCGAACGCGGCGTGCAGCTGGCGCGTCAGGGCCAGCAGAAACTGCAACAAGCGGAACAGCGTGTGCAGATACTTCTTAACGACAGCGCCGACGACGCGGCGCTGGCGCCTTTCACACCGGATGCCGAGTAA
- the thiI gene encoding tRNA uracil 4-sulfurtransferase ThiI encodes MKFIIKLFPEITIKSQSVRLRFIKILSTNIRNVLKQYDETLAVVRHWDHIEVRAKDENQRPVIADALTRIPGIHHILEVEDRAYTDIHHIFEQTLEAYRAQLEGKTFCVRVKRRGKQAFNSQDVERYVGGGLNQHIESARVNLTRPQVTVNLEIEDDKLMLVKRRLEGIGGYPVGTQEDVMSLISGGFDSGVSSYMLMRRGCRVHFCFFNLGGAAHEIGVKQVAHYLWNRFASSHKVRFVAIDFEPVVGEILEKIDDGQMGVVLKRMMVRAASQVAERYGVQALVTGEALGQVSSQTLTNLRLIDNASDTLILRPLISHDKEHIIKLAREIGTEDFAKTMPEYCGVISKSPTVKAVKAKIEEEESHFDFSILDRVVSEAKNVDIRSIAEQAQEQVTEVETVAAFGADEVILDIRSNDEQEEKPLQLEQVEVKALPFYKLSTQFGDLDQSKTYLLYCERGVMSRLQALYLLEQGFSNVKVYRP; translated from the coding sequence ATGAAGTTTATCATTAAATTGTTCCCGGAAATCACCATCAAGAGCCAATCTGTGCGCTTGCGCTTTATCAAGATTCTCTCGACCAATATTCGCAACGTCCTGAAGCAGTATGATGAAACGCTGGCGGTTGTCCGTCACTGGGATCATATCGAAGTTCGCGCCAAAGATGAAAACCAGCGGCCGGTCATCGCCGACGCCCTGACGCGCATTCCCGGCATCCACCATATTCTGGAAGTGGAAGATCGCGCTTATACCGATATCCACCACATCTTCGAGCAGACGCTGGAAGCCTACCGCGCCCAGCTGGAAGGCAAAACCTTCTGCGTGCGCGTCAAGCGCCGCGGCAAGCAGGCGTTCAACTCGCAGGACGTGGAGCGCTATGTCGGCGGCGGTCTGAACCAGCATATCGAGAGCGCGCGCGTTAACCTGACCCGCCCGCAGGTTACGGTAAACCTGGAGATCGAAGACGACAAGCTGATGCTGGTCAAACGCCGCCTCGAAGGCATCGGCGGTTACCCGGTCGGCACCCAGGAAGACGTAATGTCGCTGATTTCCGGCGGTTTCGACTCGGGCGTGTCCAGCTACATGCTGATGCGTCGCGGCTGCCGCGTGCACTTTTGCTTTTTCAACCTGGGCGGCGCCGCGCACGAGATCGGCGTGAAGCAGGTGGCGCACTACCTGTGGAATCGCTTCGCCAGCTCGCACAAGGTGCGCTTCGTCGCCATCGATTTCGAGCCGGTGGTGGGTGAGATCCTGGAGAAGATTGACGACGGCCAGATGGGCGTGGTGCTCAAGCGCATGATGGTGCGCGCCGCTTCGCAAGTGGCCGAACGCTACGGCGTGCAGGCGCTGGTGACCGGCGAAGCGTTGGGGCAGGTCTCCAGCCAGACGCTGACCAACCTGCGCTTGATCGACAACGCGTCCGATACCCTGATCCTGCGTCCGCTGATCTCGCACGATAAAGAGCACATCATCAAGCTGGCGCGCGAAATCGGCACCGAAGACTTCGCCAAAACCATGCCGGAATACTGCGGCGTGATTTCGAAGAGCCCGACGGTGAAAGCCGTCAAGGCCAAGATCGAAGAGGAAGAGAGCCACTTCGATTTCAGCATTCTCGACCGGGTGGTGAGCGAAGCGAAGAACGTCGATATCCGCTCCATCGCCGAGCAGGCGCAGGAGCAGGTGACCGAGGTCGAAACCGTCGCGGCCTTCGGCGCCGACGAGGTGATCCTGGATATCCGCTCCAACGACGAGCAGGAAGAGAAGCCGCTGCAGCTGGAACAGGTTGAAGTGAAAGCGCTGCCGTTCTACAAGCTGAGCACCCAGTTCGGCGATCTGGATCAGAGCAAAACCTACCTGCTGTACTGCGAGCGCGGCGTGATGAGCCGCCTGCAGGCGCTGTACCTGCTGGAGCAAGGCTTCAGCAACGTGAAGGTTTATCGTCCGTAA